Below is a genomic region from Rosa chinensis cultivar Old Blush chromosome 5, RchiOBHm-V2, whole genome shotgun sequence.
GAGATGATGAGGTGACAATCCCCTTCcctgaatctctctctctctctctctctctctctctctctctctctctctctctctatttcacTCTAAAGATTTGGCTCAGTAACTCAGTAGAAGGGTGTACACCGGTGGGCTACGATTATTTGCTTGATGGATTTCTGCACTTTCTGTGGCAACCTGAAACAATCACCGAATTTCGGTATATATAGAGGCTCCATGCTCTATTCGATAGAGGCTTCTAGATGTTGATAGAGGGCTTTGTCGGTGGAATAGGTCGGCGTAAATAGAGGTTTCCAGATTTCCAGATAGAGGCTTCCAGATTTGCAGGTCGGTATACATGAATCCAAAAGCAAGGGATAGAGGCTTCCAGATTTGTATACATGAATCCAAAAGCAAGGGCAAAAGCGACTTTTCAAGACCTTATGAACAGTAGTAACAGTACCCACCCAAACCGGCCTTTCGTATATAGTATAATTTCTCATATCACCGATAAAATAGATCAAATTCATAAACCAATGTATTAAGACGATAACAATTGCACATCATTGAATAACAGTGGTTAGACATCTAAAATAGATTGGAGAGACAATTTTAGACTCCAAAGTAGGTGAGGGCAAGTGGTGGGTCATTGGATCAAGCAATAAATATGCAAGAATTTTAATATAAAGCCAATTGTAAGCCTCCCTCTATATGTAGCACGTGTTCCTGAATCACCATTTTTCAGTGGTCcttcacctcttcttcttcttgtcttgTTTACCCAGCTTTGATCGCCGTTGCTTGACCATATGCAGGTAAACTTTCAAACACAGGATAGGGTAGCAGAAAAGCACAACCTGGATCAGAAGATTTTCCAATGAATACTTAGCAGGGATATTAAAAACTGAAACAAAGGGACTTTGTTATTAGAAACTAGCAGAAGGAACCAGCTTTCCTTTTGTGTATGTGCAATGAGAAATATCGTTCATTGAAGGAAACCACCAGGAAGATTACCATCAAATTGAAGGAATGACATGATGGAAGATTTAATAGGATTATATTTTATACAGTCTTACAAATGTCTATAGAACAGTCTTACTGGAGGACCAAGAAAACTGTGATCGTCTTAATCTCGAAAAGATAATCTAAAGCTCTTGGGAATATGAGATTCCAGTTGGGGAAGGGAAACGAGAGACCGACTATGACTTTAAAACAATGAGTTTTGATTTGTAAAAGGATATTATAGTAACTGAAGCCAATCCTGAATTTACCTAGTTAGGGATGGAAATAGACTAAGATTGGGATGCTTCACTTTCAACCTAAAATAACAAATACTTCAAATTGGGTCCATTATAAAAGGGATGTGCTCATGATATTCGGGTAACATGATCTAAATACACAGATAAAGGAGAAGTTTAAAAATTGGTAAGATTCAGCAAGAAGATGAAGCTCACTCAGTGTGGAATTCCCTTACCTAATAACAGAAATTACAATCACATCCCTTCAGAGCAGAGAAATTCCCAAATTATTTTACCCCATTACAAATTTACTCAGACTTCAAGGTTAGAATCATGTTAAACAAAAGGTGAAGTCCAGTGAAATTTTTTAGTCTCgtcaaattataaaaaaaaataaaatttggccCACTCTCTCCCATCAGCGCCTCATTGAAAACTTAAGAAGAGCCATATTCATATATATTCAATCTCCCAGTGAAAACTTTCAGAAGTCAGAACATACCATCAGAAAAGTATAATAGCTGAAGGAGTACTTCTTCAAAAATGGAAGTGCATGGTACATAATCCAGGCTGCATAACAATCACCGATCATTTAGTAAATCAAGTACAGAGAGGAGCCGGCTATCTCCAGAATTCCAATTAAAAAATCATTCttctaacaaaaaaagaagaagaaagaaatgaagactAGTTAGAGTATATGAACTTACTTTCACCACCCATCCCAGGAGGATACAAGACAAGGAATGCAGAGTACCTAGTAAATTATAATTGCAGATAAAATCATATTCTGTCTGTTTTCTTTCATTCTAAGTTGAGTGTATTCTGTGTTGTTTCTTTgtgtaaaattttaatttatcaTCATAATTAGGAATATAACCTGAGATAAGTAAGCCAAGGCGGACAACTTCCGATGCAATTCAAAGCGTAGTTTGGATATCTAATAACCTGCATACATGCTAATGATCGAATTTTATCTGACTAGCACTGTTTACTCAATTTCTATTGCAAATTAATATTAACTAAATCACCTCACTGATGCTCCATGCAACAAAAGTTATAAAGACTGCTGGCAACTGTTGGATCTGAAAAAGAAATCAAAGGAACAGACATCGATGAACTTGGGCACAATAAGCGGACCACATAAATAGAAGAATGTGACATGAATAAAGCATTTGTGAATAACTTCAACATTTAGGATTATTTATGTAATTTCACCAAACaatattcttttcttgttcATTGAATTTGAAACTGGCCAGCCGTGCCTTAGGTTGAGAAAGTTTAGGCAGATTCAACctgttttttccttcttctcatTTTCAACCTGAGTGAGATGCAAGAAATACAGTTTCAATGTGAGGTTTTCCCTATGcttgattcttttcttttgcaacCCTAATTCTATAAGATAGATCTCACGGTTTGTGCAGGCTTGTAGCAAGTTTCTGTACTAGAGAGTTTGGTGAGGTTGGGGGTATATTTGGAGTTGTGTATTGAAAACAAGGGGAAAGAAGAGAGATAGAAGACCCTATATCTTTCGTTAGTTCAGTATTTTTCTGCTTCTTCATTTTATAGTTTTGAATATCAATGCATCTGGATGTAACCCAGATTAGGGTCAAGTGTGGACCATGTAAAGTACTGGTTTTGAGTATGGAGGAATTTTGAGTTTACGATCTTTATCTATTATCAGTTACACCTACTTTTGGAGACGCTAAAGAGGTATTATTGAAGCAAAAAGagcaacaaaaaccaaaaacagaataACAGATTAAGCAGCTAAACTACATGAGAACTTATGGTACTCCCCAAATGCAAATAACATCTTCAATTTTACTTGATGCTGAGAACCAAGAGTGTATAGCCATATATACTGTATTGGGTCATTAAACTGTATGACCATATATGCATTTCAGTTCATCTCTTTTTAACACCCTAATATACTTCAGTCAAAGCTCATATCTCCGTAATCAAAACAGTAAATTGTACATGTTATTGTACTTAAAATCAAactaaaacaacaacaacaacaaagaaagaaagaaaaagaagataaccTCATGGGTTTGACGCATTACAAAAATACAGTTTGTCCTCCCTGCCCATTGCATCAGAGGAATCACCACTCCACTCGGCACCAGACCTCAAAATTCATAGCAAATAAGCTCGAAAGTCATAatctttatattgatgacaCTCGAAAGTCATAGTCTTTGACGAACAAATTAGAAGTACATATACAATTCCGCCTCAGAAACCTTACCAATGGCTCCGTGTATAACTTCCAAGAACGCAACCATCTGGCACAAATCTGCAGTCAAAGATGTAGACCCAACACTTGAAATCAACCAATATCTTGAGTTTAatacttgaaaagaaaagaaaaattaaaagaaaacactGACAGATGAGGTTTCCAGCAGAAGCATAGGCTCCATTGACCCCCTTGGTGGACAGCACACTGCTCAAGCTTAGAGAGAGACAAACTGCCCTGTAATAAAAAGTTTCATTTCAACAACACAAACCTTGAAAATCGAGAGGGGTTTAGTGGGGACTACCATGCAATGGCCTGAGCAGAGTTGTAGGCCAAGAGATAGATGTTGGATAGAGAAGGCATTCTAGCGTGTCAGCGTTCAACCGTCAGACCAATCACAGCGGGTAACTAATAGCAAGATAGATCTTGTGGAAGGTTTGCCGAATTTGGATCGGAAGTAATGGGTGGTGGGTCTTTATATTATACACCCGTCTATCATTGACTACAGTATCGTGTTCGGAATTTCGGATTAGCTCGCAACTTCTACGCATAAAACGACACTATAATCGAATTGTTATTAGTTATTACTAGTCAAAATTTTGGTATTTTCAAAATAGGTTAAATTAgcgctgggcacgggccgggacgGGCCGGGACGGGCCGGTTATTGAGTGATACCGAGCCCGGTACCGAAAATATTATTCGGGACGGGCCGGGACGGGATTACATTTTTTCAAAGTTGGTACCGAAGGTACCGAAACCGACCGGGATCGGGTCGGGCCCGGGCCCAATTCGGGATGCccgattccttttttttttttttttttttttttcccacactTAACTACTTAAGTACTTTAACAG
It encodes:
- the LOC112202859 gene encoding very-long-chain (3R)-3-hydroxyacyl-CoA dehydratase 2, producing the protein MPSLSNIYLLAYNSAQAIAWAVCLSLSLSSVLSTKGVNGAYASAGNLIYLCQMVAFLEVIHGAIGLVPSGVVIPLMQWAGRTNCIFVMRQTHEIQQLPAVFITFVAWSISEVIRYPNYALNCIGSCPPWLTYLRYSAFLVLYPPGMGGETWIMYHALPFLKKYSFSYYTFLMVVLFCYPILCLKVYLHMVKQRRSKLGKQDKKKKR